ATTCGGACATCCAGTTCGATTTCGTCGGCATGGCAGGCCGCCAGATGGAACGACAATGCGCTGTTCTCGGGCGCCAGGGTCATCGCTCCACGGTGGCCCGAAATAACGAAGGCACCTGGCCATTCCTCGCCATAGGAACTGGTAATTGAATCAAATTGAACGTTCTGCTCTTGCACAGCGGAAAGGACTTCGTTGCTGGTCACCAGTCGAAACTATTGGAGCAAAGCCAACAGCGGGGCGCCTTCCACTTAACCGGAATACAACGGCGCCCTAAGTCCTTCTGCCGGCCTTCCCGCGTACCCTAGGCACCATGAGACTCAAAATGTGCAGCATCCACGTCAAGGACCCCGCCGCTGCCCACGCCTTCTACACCGGCACCCTGGGCTTCGAAACCCTGATGGCCATGCCCGAGTACAACCTGTTCATCATCAAGGATCCGGGCGCCGGCGACGGCTCGGTTGGCCTGCTCCTGGAACCCACCGACAACCCGATCGGCGCCAACTACATGAATGCGCTGCACGACGCCGGGATGCCGGCCATCGTCTTCGGCGTCCCGGACGTGCGGGCGGAGTACGACCGGCTGGTGAACGCGGGCGTGGTGTTCAAGGGAGAACCGGCCGAGGACCCCTCAGGCATCAGCGCCGTGTTCGACGACGGCTGCGGCAACTTCGTCCAGCTGCACCAGGACTGACCTCTTAAGCGCCAGAGGCTCGTCCGCGGGTGCTGACCCTGGGGGCCGGATCCGCGAACAAGCCTCTGACTTGAGTCGGTCAGCCTACTCAGCCCTGGCGCGGGCCTTCTTCGCTTCCTTCTTGGCTGCTTCTTCCTTCACGCGCTGGGCTTCGGCACGCACGGCGGCATGCGTGGCGCGTTCGGTGACCAGCCACTGCGGGGGAGCCTGGAGCAGCGCGGTGATTTCCGCCGTCGTCAGCGCCTCTTCAACCCCGCCGCGGGCGAGGCCGCTGATGGAAACGTTCAGCTTCTGCGCCACCACGGGGCGGGGGTGCGGCCCGTTGCGGCGGAGCTCGGCGAGCCATTCCGGCGGGTTGGCCTGGAGCTCGGCGAATTCGGCCCGGGTGATGCTTGATTCCTGGAACTCCTGGGGCGTTGCGGGCAGGTAGATGCCAAGTTTCTTGGCAACGGTGGCCGGCTTCATGGACTGGGAGTTTGCAGAGGTCATGCTTCAAGGGTATCCGGGCGGACGGTACTGTGAAGACGTGCCCTCCGACAACACCTCCCCGCCTGACGCTCCCGCCGAACATGATGTCCCGGCTGAGCAGGCCGTGCCCCAGACGCTCCGCATTGCCTACGTGCCTGGGGTGACGCCAGGCAAATGGATCCGCCGGTGGGAGGAGCGGATGCCGGATATTCCGCTGGAGGCGTTTATGCACGACGGCGGTGCGGGGGTTGAGGCGGTGCGCGGCGGTTCCGCGGACATGGCCTTTGTTCGTCTGCCCATTGAGCGCGACGGCCTCAGTGTCATTCCACTGTACGGGGAGCAGCCCGTCGTGGTGGCCCCGAAAGGCCACGAGATTTCAGTATTCGAGGAAGTGGCGCTCGCGGACCTGGAGCAGGAGGCATTCCTTGACGTCTCCGCGCTGGGCGGTCCGGAAGCTGCCCTCGCGGTGGTTGCCGCCGGCGCCGGACTGGTGATCCTGCCCATGTCCGTGGCCCGCCATTTCAACGTCAAGGACACTGTTGCGCGCCGGCTCACCGGCGCACCCGGAACGGAAATTGCCCTGGTGTGGCCCGCGGATTCAACCAACGAGGTTCTTGAGGAGTTCATCGGGATCGTCCGGGGGCGCACCGCCCAAAGCTCGCGGCAACCATCAGCGCAGCCCGCGAAGGTGAAGAAGGAGCCCAAGCCGGACCGGCGCGGCAGCGGGACCAGGAAGGCGCCAAAGGTGGCCCAGCGGTATGCGCCCAACCCGGACAAGGGCCGCGGCAAGGGCTCACGCAAAAAGGGCAAACGCTAGCTGAACCTGACAACAGGCCGGCTCCCGGATGGGGAGCCGGCCTGTCACGTCTGGTTAGGCCACCGTATTAGGTGTTTTGGACGTTGGTTTTGGCGTCGGTGGCGCGGTCCTTGACGTCGGTGGCGGCGTGTTGGCCTTCGGCTTTGACGTTTTGGGCTGCGTCGGTGGCGGTGGCTTTGACGTTGTCCATGGCTTCCTGGGCAGGTTCCTTGAGGTCCTGGACCATGTCCTTGGCGGCGTCGGTGACCTGGGTGGCCAGGGGCTGCGCGGCGGTTTTGAGCTGGTCGGCCGCTTCGCGCTCCTTCTGGCTTGGCGGGATCAGGGACGAGACGAGCATCCCGGCGCCGAACGCGATCAGGCCTGCGGCCAGGGGGTTGCCCTGGGTTCTGGCTTTGACCTGGTCCGGTGCCTGGGAGATCGCGGTCCCGGCGTCGGAGAGTTTGGCCGCGGCGTTGTCCTTGGCCCCGTGCAGGCTGTCACCGGCGGAGTGCATGGCGCCACCGGTGCTGCTGGTGCCCGACGAGACCTTCTCCTGGACAGTGGAAACCTTGTCTCCGACTGTGGACGTGGCGGAATCGGCTGCTCCCATTACCTTCTCCTTGACTCCTGCGACGGCGTCCTTGACGCTGCCCTTGACCTTGTCGGTTTGCCGCTGGACGACATTGGCTGGGGTGACCTTGTCCGCGACGGCGTCCACGTTGGTGCCCAGGCGTGCTCGGGTGGCTTCAATATCTGAACGGATTGCGTCCGGGTTATCGCTCATCGGTTTACCTCACCTGGTTTTAGGGTTGGGGGGATCTCGGAAAGTGTTTCGCCGGTCTGGGGCATGCCCTGGATCTGCTTGAGTTTCTTGCGGCCGATCGCTGCCAGGACGGCGGCGATGATGCCCCAGATCACGGCGACGATCACGGCAGCCCAGCCCAGCGGCATCAGGGCGCCCAGGGCGAACATCAGCGCCAGGGACAGGAAGACCAGAACGAAGTGCCCGGCCACCCCGGCGCCGGCGAGCATGCCCGCGCCCTTGCCTGCCTTCGTGGCGGACTGCTTGGCCTCTGCCTTGGCCAGCTCCAATTCCTGGCGCATCAGCGTGGACAGGTCCCGGGTCACATCACCCAGCAACTCACCCAACGAGGCGTTATCGGCCTTCACATGCGCTTCACTCGGAGGAGGCTCCGGAATCTGGCTGCTCACAGCTGGCGTCCTTCCGTCGACCGGTAAGTGCCGTCCGCAGCGTGGTAGCTGCCGTCCTCATCGCGGTAGGGGTCATCCTCGAACCTGAGCGGGGAGTCCTCCGCGGTTCCCGACGGCAGCGTTGAGGTGGATACGGGTGCACGTGTGCCCACCACCGGCTCATCGAAGAGATCGTCAGTGCCTGCGGCATAGACGGTCTCCTGGCGGAGGGGCGCAACCGGCTGGGGCTGCGCCACGCGCTGCGACGGCGCGGCCTGCACTGCATTCTGCGACTGAGTGGCGCCGGCGGTGAGGCCGCGGGTGAGGCGGCCTGCCAGGACGCCTGCGCCTGCTGCCAGCAGCAGGAAGGTGCCGGGACGGTTGCGGGCGAACCTCTGGACTTCACCGAGCAGGTCGCCCGGTTCCTTGTTCTCGAGCCATGAAGCCACGGATTCGCTGCGCTGGGCAGCCTGCCGGATGAGGTCGCTGGCCATGCCCTGCTGGTCCGGTGCGTCCGCCATGCTCTGCAGCTGGCTGGAGATGGTCCGGATACCCTCGGCGGCCTTCTGCTGCTGGGTACCGGCCTGGCTGCTCAGTCCCGACTTTGCCTGGCCAAGGAGGTCCTGTGCGCTGGACTTCGCCTCGGAGGCAACGTTGGCTGCCTCTTCCTTGGCAGTCTGGGCTACATTCTGGGCTGCCGATGCGGCCTGGCCGGCCACGTTCGAGGCCTCTTCCTTAGCCGCCTGGCTCTTGGACGTTCCGGAGGAGTCCGGGGCGGGGGCGGTGGTGAAGCTGTCTTCAGTTCCTACCTCTGATGCGCCATACGGGTTGGTCACAGGGGTAGTGGGCGTCTGGGGCCATTGGTTCTCTGTCATCGGGCTCTCTTTCCTCAAGGGCTGGCTGGCGATCAAGAACCAGCAGTGCTGGGTTAGTAAGCAAGGTTACTAATTAGATACTAAGCACACTTCCCTTTTGATGCGCAAGGGGCGCTGGTGATGTCAGCCCAGTTCAAGGCGTGTTTGGGCGGCCCATAGTAAGCCTACTTGCGAATATGATGCTAAGCATGCTTATTGTAGGAAGGTAGCGACGCAGGGCGACCCCCGCACTTTGCCACCTACAGGAAGGCCTCGGCCGATGACCAGCAATCTCGATCCGGACGCCCGGAGCAGTTACCGCCTGATCACTCTGGCGGCACGTCTGGTCCAGCGGCGCCAGGACGACGCGTTGGCGCACTTGGGCCTGACCCGCGCTGCCGTCATAGCCCTCGAAGGGCTGGCTGCCGGACCGCTCAATCAGGAGCAGCTGGCGGAAGCCATCCGCGTTCAGAGCCAGACATTGGGCCGGGTACTCACACGACTCGAAGCTTCGGGGCACCTCACCAGGACGCGGCATGCCGCAGACCGCCGGCAGTTGAAAGTGGAACTGACGGAAGCCGGGCATGCTGCCCTCCAGGCCGCCCGGGAGGCTGAAATCAACGCCTATCCGGACGATCCGGGCATCGCCTGGAAAGTGCTTAGGGAAGAGTTGGCAAAATTTGTTAAGGCCCT
The window above is part of the Pseudarthrobacter sp. NS4 genome. Proteins encoded here:
- a CDS encoding DUF3618 domain-containing protein; amino-acid sequence: MSDNPDAIRSDIEATRARLGTNVDAVADKVTPANVVQRQTDKVKGSVKDAVAGVKEKVMGAADSATSTVGDKVSTVQEKVSSGTSSTGGAMHSAGDSLHGAKDNAAAKLSDAGTAISQAPDQVKARTQGNPLAAGLIAFGAGMLVSSLIPPSQKEREAADQLKTAAQPLATQVTDAAKDMVQDLKEPAQEAMDNVKATATDAAQNVKAEGQHAATDVKDRATDAKTNVQNT
- a CDS encoding MarR family winged helix-turn-helix transcriptional regulator, with amino-acid sequence MTSNLDPDARSSYRLITLAARLVQRRQDDALAHLGLTRAAVIALEGLAAGPLNQEQLAEAIRVQSQTLGRVLTRLEASGHLTRTRHAADRRQLKVELTEAGHAALQAAREAEINAYPDDPGIAWKVLREELAKFVKALPAGHDPEVVPFVAPEHRSVRRQHTGHSGRSGGRRGMDQHPDWDQDSQS
- a CDS encoding VOC family protein, whose translation is MRLKMCSIHVKDPAAAHAFYTGTLGFETLMAMPEYNLFIIKDPGAGDGSVGLLLEPTDNPIGANYMNALHDAGMPAIVFGVPDVRAEYDRLVNAGVVFKGEPAEDPSGISAVFDDGCGNFVQLHQD
- a CDS encoding LysR substrate-binding domain-containing protein — its product is MLQGYPGGRYCEDVPSDNTSPPDAPAEHDVPAEQAVPQTLRIAYVPGVTPGKWIRRWEERMPDIPLEAFMHDGGAGVEAVRGGSADMAFVRLPIERDGLSVIPLYGEQPVVVAPKGHEISVFEEVALADLEQEAFLDVSALGGPEAALAVVAAGAGLVILPMSVARHFNVKDTVARRLTGAPGTEIALVWPADSTNEVLEEFIGIVRGRTAQSSRQPSAQPAKVKKEPKPDRRGSGTRKAPKVAQRYAPNPDKGRGKGSRKKGKR
- a CDS encoding phage holin family protein, which encodes MSSQIPEPPPSEAHVKADNASLGELLGDVTRDLSTLMRQELELAKAEAKQSATKAGKGAGMLAGAGVAGHFVLVFLSLALMFALGALMPLGWAAVIVAVIWGIIAAVLAAIGRKKLKQIQGMPQTGETLSEIPPTLKPGEVNR
- a CDS encoding DUF5997 family protein codes for the protein MTSANSQSMKPATVAKKLGIYLPATPQEFQESSITRAEFAELQANPPEWLAELRRNGPHPRPVVAQKLNVSISGLARGGVEEALTTAEITALLQAPPQWLVTERATHAAVRAEAQRVKEEAAKKEAKKARARAE